A window of Daucus carota subsp. sativus chromosome 2, DH1 v3.0, whole genome shotgun sequence genomic DNA:
TTAATAAACttgctcgagctcgagctttcCAAGAGGTGGAGATTTTACTGGGGGACCTGCTCAAGTTGAATGTTAAGTGTGGGGAGAATTTGTTTATTGGTGTTATTCGTAATTACGGTATTGCAAGTCGGCCTAAGCAAGCCCTTGAGATGTTCTTGAGGATTAAAGACTTTGGTGTCGAGACTTCAGTCAGGTCGTTTAATACGTTGCTCAATGCTTTGATTCAGAATAAGCAGTATAAGTTGGTGCATATGTTGTTTAAGAATTGTAAGAAGAGGTTTAATGTTGTTCCCAATGTGTTCACTTGTAATATTTTGTTGAAGGGTTTTTGTAAAAGTGATGATATTGAGGGGGCGCTTAAGGTGCTTGATGAAATGCCAGAGATGGGTATGGTTCCCAATGTGGTAAGCTATACCACGATATTGGGGGGGTTTGTGTCGAGAGGGGATATGGATGGTGCGAAGAAGGTGTTTGATGAGATTCTTGATCGAGGGTGGATTCCTGATGCGACCACGTATACGATTTTGATGGATGGGTTTTGTAAGACGGGGAAGTTGATTGAAGCGGTTAAGGTGATGGATGAAATGGAGGAGAATGGGATTGAGCCAAATGATGTGACTTATGGAGTGATGATTGAAGCGTTTTGTTTAAATAAGAAATCAGGGGAGGCTGTTAATTTGCTTCAAGATATGCTTGAAAAGAAGTATGTACCTGATTCGGTATTGTGTTGTAAGTTGATAGATCTTTTGTGTGAAGAAGGGAAGGTTGAGGATGCGTGTGATTTGTGGAAAAAGTTGTTGAGGAAGAACGTTACACCTGATAATGCAATATCAAGTACTCTTATATATTGGCTTTGTAAGGACGATAATATTGTTGAAGCAAAGAAGTTATTTGATGAGTTTGAGAAGAGTTCCTTTCCTAGTGTCTTGACGTATAATACACTCATTGCGGGGATGTGCGAGAAGGGAGAATTGTGTGAGGCTGGGAGGTTGTGGGATGACATGGTGGAGAAAGGATGCACTCCGAATTCATTTACCTATAATATGCTAATTAAAGGATTTTGTAAAGTTGGTAAAGCAAAGGACGGTATTAAAATACTGGAGGAGATGTTGGACAAAGGTTGTTTTCCGAATAGATCCACTTACTCTATCCTAGTTGAGGGACTTTATGACTCGGGACAGGAAGCTGAAGTTCCTCAAATTCTTGCTCTTGCAGCTTCAAGTGTACAAGGGATTGATACAGACACTTGGGAAATTATTATAAGCAGGTTATTTGCTAATCTTGATCAGAAGAGTGATGTTATTGATAGGTTAGTTAGATGACAGCTCTGAGATGTCTGTCCCCAAAGATTGAATTGTAACTTTTAGAATTATATACTGTTGTAAGTTGTAGCTTTGAATaatctattatattatatatataatgctgcAACATGGGGTTCCATTAGCACTCCGTGAGCCATTTTATTCCTCCGTTACGCCTCTGTTAAACCTCTGTTATGTATTTATATGTCTCTCTATGAAGCTCATTCACCTCCCCTGCTATTTCTCTCGCTTAATTTGTGACTCCTCGGCTCCAGGCTTCTTCAGATCATTTTTGTATCCATGCTCGTGCTTGGAAGACTTTAGCGTCTTGATCTGTGCCTGAAGAAAGAAACAGGACGCCAAATGAgcaattacaatttttttcccCCGGGGAGTTGGCCCTCTCTAAAAGGTAAGATATAAACCGGCTTTTTGAAGACCATGTTAGATATATCAACTATTAAGTGTATGTTACCTGTTTGATAAATTGTTTTGATGGACTTTTGGATTCATTAAACAAACTATTTTGAAGGCTGAATCATGGTTGTTTATTCAATTATTCCAAGCCAAATACATTTGCTTCAAGGTGAAACCGAGTCCTAAATTTTGTTTTGGTCAGGTTCTGATTGCAATGTTGAAGAGTATGCACCAATAATTTGCACTCCTATAGTTTCTTTAGAAGGCATGGGGAAATGTACTTTAGTCCCGCAGATCATGAAAAAATGTTGTCCATGGTGGCCTGCTGATCAGGTTTGTCTGTCTATATACTTTTGCTATTACAGTcgtgtatattttatttaagagaaGATTCCAATGCGCCGATAGAATTATGTTTTCTATGTGCTGATTGCTCAGTTAGTATAAACAATGAAGTTCAGGCTAATCCCTTCTATATAAATGATATTTCTTGAAATCTTGGAACCAGCTGTACTCTATAAAACTTTTTATTTCAATTAACAAGCCAACAGCCAAAGCACTAAAATAGGGAACCAACTAATCAAGCAGGCTATATCAAGATTGGTTTTGGATGGCAGAGTAACAGTTTACTATCTAAATGATGCTCAAAACCAATCTAATCAGCCAACACTAAACAGACCTGGCTCttcttttattcaattattcatcAGGTCTTGCCAAAACGGTTTATTCAGTCATTTATTTTCTCTGTTAAATCATGTGAAACTACTTacccttttttatttattactttACTTGCATATATAGCTGGATCCCTTCAAGTCTTTAACCCTTGTTCTTCCCTGTGCCCTCTTGATTTGTTTCTTTAGACGGTTCGTTTCtattttttcatatgcattCAATATATGATGATACTCATATACGAGGGTTTGGCTGGGCTAATGTAATTGCCAAAGCAGGGGCTACCTTTTTTCTGATACTTCTTGTATCATATAGCTCATTAGCTGTAGAGCTGCTTTTCCCTGCAGGTTCTTTTTCTGACTTGGTGCAACTGCACTATGCTTGTCTCTTGTGACTTGTGTTATGTTGGTCTTTACTTTGGTAATGATTATATCTCGCAATTAGgttaaagaaatataatttttgcaGTTTGCAGATAATGATAATTTATCTTAAGCCATAGCAAGACACTCAAATGTCACTATGTCAGGCATTGTCATTAGTCGTAAATCATAATACATGCTGTGGGGTACCATTTGCTGGATCTGCGTATGCTAATATTGTGAAACTTTGTTTCTTCGCAGGTCATAGACATGGCGAACATTGGAAAGAGGGCGATCCATTATTTGCATAAACTAAGTGCCGCAAACATCCCAACTGATTTAATTGAAAAAGGCCAAAACTTCGAAAGAAAGCAAAACTTGAGGTATTTCCCAAAAAGTGAACTCTGTCAATAATAAATGTCAGGGATCGGGAAGGCTCCCCTGTAAAGCATTGATAAAAGATTGCATCGCTGTGATGTGCATGTGCCATGTTCGTTGCAGAACTGCTGATGATTTGTTATTGTCCGAGAATTCCTCCAAGGACAAGTTAGAAACTTGTAGATCGGCCGCCACCATTGCTCTTCCTCAAATAGAAAATGTTTGTGCACTGCTATGCAGAAGCTATTATTGATGGTACATCTATTGACTTGTCTTTATTCTTGATGTTTAATTTTTAAGTATGCCATTTTTCACTTTTCAGATCATGGAGCTTGATGCTTTAAAGTTTAAAGGAGACAGCAGATATACAAGGTCTTACAACATGCGCAGATGGTCCCAGGCACGTTTTAGTATTCCACACTCTATTGACTTATCTAACCCACACTCAATCAATACAGTTTGAGTCATATGAAAGCTAAATAATTTGGTGCAGAGCTCCTGTGTCGGAGATAATTTTAGATGAACTTTCTTATAATAGAGATATGTTGTCCCCTTTCCTTCAGGTAtctatttttcttcttcttacttaaaatattaCTCTGTCAGTCTTGGGTTTCTAGGCTCTAATTAAATCCGTAGGCTTTAgtgatatcatattttttaatgttcaaGGTTAGAACTTAAATATTCATTTCACTGCTAGGGTGCAGGCATATATGAAGCATAAAAGATaatgaaaaagataaaaaatatatctactACTATCCCTCGCTATCATATTAAAGTTGTGCAATTCTGCTTCTACtaatttaattaagaaaaaaaaaaaaacttatcttAGTTATCCTGCTATATATCATTATAATTGAACCTGAATGCAGCTATTATATCTTAAAGCTGGGACCTAAAACTTCCAGAGACTCTATTCTGTAGCTGACCGAGTCCTATAACCTTGtagtaattaaatttaaattcttaagAACCTTTACTTGTCTggatgattattttttaaaatattataaggtAGTCTGTTTAAGATTCTGATGAGATATACTTTTTAGTCCCATCAATATTTGCTCAGAACTGTTGGTATTATTTCGCTGTCTGGTATAAGTTTCACAAACCTTTTTGGTCCTTGCACTTGTCAAGAATAGCATGCTTTAAGGATCAAAACATAATTGTGAAAGATACTTAAGCTTTGCCTAAACAATACATGACTTAAGTCACTGATATATGACATCTATTTAGGCATTTCATAAATGACATCTTGGAGCTTCGCCGTTTATTACTTACTAGCTGATTGTTTACATATTGTAGGCATTTCATGAACCTCGATGGAAGCTGGAAATGGTTATGCAGTGTATTAGGAAGTATGTTGCCAAGGTAATTATTCTCTTAAACTTAAGAAGGAatctaattattaaattataaaaaccaTTCTGCATGGTAACATGACCTTTCTGTAGgatataaatgtaatatattcTCAATCCAGCAAGTAGCAAATTCTGGACTATTTAAATGATTCTGACAGTGtatggtattaaaaaaaaaattgtaactaAGAAATTAAATGTGCATGCTCCAATATCAACAATAGCCTTCTGTTCGTGCTCGAAGAtcaaatctattatatatataatgctgcAACATGGAGTTTGGTGAGCCAAAATCAGTGTGAAAGTACAATCCTGCCCATCATTTAACACATTAAATTACTTCCAAATCCCTCAATAAGCTCGGTGCTTATATGACCTTTGGTTTCCTAGATAAAGATGGCACCACAtacatctattatatatatataatacagacCATTCGGCAGCCACGTAAGAAAATGTCCaattatgatatattttatatcttCCTACATAGGCCTCTGCCATTCTGATCTTCTGTGTTACAACTCTTCATCTACTCCTCTAAGTTACAGACTCTATATCTGCATTTTCTTCTGTAATCGGTTATGAATTCATAACTCTTCTTATTAGTCAAAATAACTTCATCGAGCGGCCACAATTATTATACAGTCATATGTAATTCAGGTTACCTATCAAAACATACTATTCCCTGCTATAATTCTCTTGTATATCTTCGACAGTGGTCACgtatattttaatgttatttGCATGTGCACAACTCTTTGCTTTCTGTGTGTAGAGATATATGAATCCTGTTCTTCTTAGAAAGTTGCACCACATGAGGACAAGGACgagatttaataaattatccGGTGAGTGGAATTCTTCGTTGAAATTATGATTGTATTGCCTTTAAAATGCCTTAAAAGT
This region includes:
- the LOC108208834 gene encoding pentatricopeptide repeat-containing protein At5g16420, mitochondrial-like, whose amino-acid sequence is MSLRRRLNLTTVTRSLSSVSSGADPFLSHPSHNHLSSIKSKSELVKSYTVTPPIKPWPQNLYPKRLVSIITSQQNLDLALQIFHHAGKYHPNFFHNYDTYNAIINKLARARAFQEVEILLGDLLKLNVKCGENLFIGVIRNYGIASRPKQALEMFLRIKDFGVETSVRSFNTLLNALIQNKQYKLVHMLFKNCKKRFNVVPNVFTCNILLKGFCKSDDIEGALKVLDEMPEMGMVPNVVSYTTILGGFVSRGDMDGAKKVFDEILDRGWIPDATTYTILMDGFCKTGKLIEAVKVMDEMEENGIEPNDVTYGVMIEAFCLNKKSGEAVNLLQDMLEKKYVPDSVLCCKLIDLLCEEGKVEDACDLWKKLLRKNVTPDNAISSTLIYWLCKDDNIVEAKKLFDEFEKSSFPSVLTYNTLIAGMCEKGELCEAGRLWDDMVEKGCTPNSFTYNMLIKGFCKVGKAKDGIKILEEMLDKGCFPNRSTYSILVEGLYDSGQEAEVPQILALAASSVQGIDTDTWEIIISRLLQIIFVSMLVLGRL